A segment of the Streptomyces sp. ITFR-21 genome:
TTCCGATGTCCTGTGCCCTCACGTCTTCCCGGTCCAGTGTCCCGCACCGCCGCGCCTCCTTCCGTCCGCCGCGCGCTCCGCGTCCTCGTACCCCCGCCCTGCCCGCTCCAGGCCGAACGCATGTGATTCCACTCCGGACGGCGTGCTAATCTTCTGCATGTCGGGAGGCGCTCCCCCACCAACAGGACCGGCCAGTCCACCTGGTGCGAAGCAGTCGAACGGCAACACCTATGCGCGGGTGGCGGAATAGGCAGACGCGCTGGATTCAGGTTCCAGTGCCCGCAAGGGCGTGGGGGTTCAACTCCCCCCTCGCGCACATAGTCGGCAGAGCTCCTGTACCGGAGAGATCCGGGACGGGGGCTTTCGCTGTTTCCGGGTTCCGGGTTCCGGGTTCTGCGGGGCCGGGGCCGCCGGAGCGGCGTGGGGGCGCCAGGACAGGGTGGTACGGCACCGGGTGGTACGGGGGCGGTGTACGCCGAAGGCCGTCGCCGGGGTTCCCTTGCGACGCGCTCGCCGGGCTCACCGTGCTCACTCCGGTGGAGGCGGGGGCGCGGCCCGGTCCCGGGGAGCGTCCCCGACGTGTCCGGGTGCGGCCGGGCGGGCCGATCGGGCGGCCGGACAGGTCCGGGAAAGGGGTGTTTCCGGAGAGATACCCGGTTGGGGACGCGTCAGGCAATCGACCCGGGACAGGGAGAACGGTGGCACGCGGCGGGGAACCGGGGCAGGGTGGTGTCCGTTGGAGCCAATGGGCAAAGGAACCGTCAAATGGCGCGGCCCGCGCCGAACCGAGCAGGGAGATCCACCATGGGTGTCAGCCTCTCCAAGGGCGGCAATGTCTCGCTGACGAAGGAGGCCCCCGGACTCACGGCGGTCACCGTCGGCCTGGGCTGGGACGTCCGCACCACCACGGGTACCGACTTCGACCTCGACGCGAGCGCGCTGCTGCTCAACACGTCGGGCAAGGTCGTCTCGGACAAGCACTTCATCTTCTTCAACAACCTCAAGAGCCCCGACGGATCCGTCGAGCACACCGGCGACAACCTCACCGGTGAGGGCGAGGGCGACGACGAGGCGATCAAGGTGAACCTCGCCACCGTGCCCGCCGAGGTCGACAAGATCGTCTTCCCCGTCTCCATCTATGACGGCGAGACCCGGCAGCAGAGTTTTGGCCAGGTGCGCAACGCCTTCATCCGCGTCGTCAACCAGGCCGGCGGCGTCGAGATCGCCCGCTACGACCTCACCGAGGACGCGTCCACCGAGACCGCCATGGTCTTCGGCGAGCTCTACCGCAACGGCGCCGAGTGGAAGTTCCGCGCCGTCGGCCAGGGCTACGCCTCCGGCCTGCGCGGCATCGCGCAGGACTTCGGCGTCAACCTCTGACCGCGGGCGTCGGCCTTCGACGCGACGGACGGACAGCCGCGCGGACGG
Coding sequences within it:
- a CDS encoding TerD family protein, with product MGVSLSKGGNVSLTKEAPGLTAVTVGLGWDVRTTTGTDFDLDASALLLNTSGKVVSDKHFIFFNNLKSPDGSVEHTGDNLTGEGEGDDEAIKVNLATVPAEVDKIVFPVSIYDGETRQQSFGQVRNAFIRVVNQAGGVEIARYDLTEDASTETAMVFGELYRNGAEWKFRAVGQGYASGLRGIAQDFGVNL